A window from Thunnus albacares chromosome 19, fThuAlb1.1, whole genome shotgun sequence encodes these proteins:
- the LOC122969737 gene encoding gap junction beta-4 protein-like, which produces MNWAFLEGLLNGVNKYSTAFGRIWLAIVFIFRLLVFLVACEKVWGDEQKNFDCDTRQPGCQNVCYDHYFPIAYTRLWALQLIFVTCPSLLVTLHVGYREERERKHQLKYGKGCTPLYDGNTGKKRGGLWWTYFLSLIFKITVDAVFVFLLFYIYEATFFPPLVKCSELPCPNVVNCYIARPTEKKLFTIFMVVTSFVCIFLTFCEIVYLCGKRFVECCGGGPRSVRENSFMMTRTPLTGKENSAYKEPVPEKAKMMDNSNGDTGKDGPAPVYSIAVS; this is translated from the exons ATGAACTGGGCCTTCCTTGAGGGCCTCCTGAATGGGGTGAACAAGTACTCCACAGCGTTTGGTCGCATCTGGCTCGCCATCGTTTTCATTTTCAGGCTCCTGGTCTTCCTGGTGGCCTGTGAGAAGGTCTGGGGTGACGAGCAGAAGAACTTTGACTGCGACACCCGCCAGCCCGgttgtcaaaatgtctgctatgaCCACTACTTCCCCATCGCCTACACCCGACTCTGGGCTCTCCAGCTGATCTTTGTCACCTGCCCGTCCCTTCTTGTGACACTCCATGTGGGCTACCGAGAAGAACGGGAGCGCAAACACCAGCTGAAGTACGGCAAGGGTTGCACCCCTCTCTACgatggaaacactggaaagAAGCGAGGGGGGCTTTGGTGGACCTACTTCCTTAGCTTGATTTTCAAGATAACGGTGGACGCTGTGTTTGTCTTCCTTCTTTTCTACATTTATGAGGCCACCTTCTTCCCACCTTTGGTGAAATGCAGCGAGCTGCCATGTCCCAATGTGGTGAACTGCTACATTGCTAG GCCCACAGAGAAGAAACTATTCACCATCTTCATGGTGGTGACCAGCTTCGTGTGCATCTTCCTCACCTTCTGCGAGATCGTCTATCTGTGCGGGAAGAGGTTCGTGGAGTGCTGTGGAGGAGGACCCCGTTCCGTGAGAGAAAATTCCTTCATGATGACCAGAACTCCTCTGACTGGGAAGGAGAATTCAGCATACAAGGAGCCTGTCCCGGAGAAGGCCAAGATGATGGACAACAGCAATGGAGACACAGGCAAAGACGGTCCAGCCCCAGTGTACAGCATAGCAGTTTCCTGA